One stretch of Microvirga lotononidis DNA includes these proteins:
- the der gene encoding ribosome biogenesis GTPase Der → MTATVAIVGRPNVGKSTLFNRLVGKKLALVDDRPGVTRDRREGEAKLGDLEFRIIDTAGLEEATEESLLGRMRAQTEAAIADADVILFVVDARAGILPADRPFAEMVRRSGKPVILIANKAEGGSGMAGAYDAFSLGLGDPVPLSAEHGEGMADLFESLMPYFPDPNDMEDEEDDPNKPLQVAIVGRPNAGKSTLINRMVGEERLLTGPEAGITRDSISLDWEWRGRPIKLFDTAGLRKRARVEDKLEKLSVADALRAVRFAEVVVVLLDATIPFEKQDLSIVDLVEQEGRALVIGLNKWDLVADQQGLLKDLKEKATRLLPQVRGAPVVPLSGLAGSGIDPLMKAVFQVYEKWNTRIPTAKLNQWLSEALEANPPPAVSGRRIKIRYMTQVKSRPPHFAVFGNQLDALPKSYTRYLVNGLREAFDLPGTPIRVSLRMGQNPFDKERK, encoded by the coding sequence ATGACGGCGACCGTCGCCATTGTCGGGCGGCCGAATGTCGGCAAATCGACTCTTTTCAACCGTCTGGTCGGCAAGAAGCTGGCGCTCGTGGACGACCGGCCGGGCGTGACCCGCGACCGGCGCGAGGGCGAGGCCAAGCTCGGCGATCTCGAATTCCGCATCATCGATACGGCAGGCCTCGAGGAGGCGACCGAAGAATCGCTCCTCGGGCGCATGCGCGCGCAGACCGAGGCAGCCATTGCGGATGCCGACGTGATCCTGTTCGTCGTCGATGCCCGGGCTGGGATCCTGCCCGCCGACCGGCCCTTCGCCGAGATGGTGCGCCGCTCCGGCAAGCCCGTGATCCTCATCGCCAACAAGGCCGAGGGCGGCTCCGGCATGGCCGGCGCCTACGACGCCTTCTCGCTCGGACTGGGAGATCCGGTTCCGCTTTCCGCGGAGCATGGGGAAGGCATGGCCGACCTCTTCGAGTCGCTCATGCCCTACTTCCCCGATCCGAACGACATGGAGGACGAGGAAGACGACCCGAACAAGCCGCTGCAGGTCGCGATCGTCGGGCGTCCGAACGCGGGCAAGTCGACCCTCATCAACCGCATGGTCGGCGAAGAACGCCTGCTGACCGGGCCCGAAGCCGGCATTACCCGCGATTCCATTTCCCTCGATTGGGAATGGCGCGGTCGTCCGATCAAGCTGTTCGACACGGCGGGCCTGCGCAAGCGCGCCCGGGTCGAGGACAAGCTCGAGAAGCTCTCCGTCGCCGATGCCTTGCGCGCCGTTCGCTTCGCCGAAGTCGTGGTGGTGCTGCTCGACGCGACGATTCCGTTCGAGAAGCAGGATCTGTCCATCGTCGATCTCGTGGAGCAGGAGGGCCGCGCCCTCGTGATCGGTCTCAACAAGTGGGACTTGGTCGCCGACCAGCAGGGCCTCCTGAAGGATCTGAAGGAGAAGGCGACCCGGCTCCTGCCGCAGGTGCGCGGAGCCCCGGTGGTGCCGCTCTCAGGGCTCGCCGGCAGCGGCATCGACCCCCTCATGAAGGCCGTGTTCCAAGTCTACGAGAAGTGGAACACCCGTATCCCGACCGCGAAGCTGAACCAGTGGCTGTCCGAGGCCCTTGAGGCCAACCCGCCGCCCGCCGTTTCGGGCCGCCGGATCAAGATCCGCTATATGACGCAGGTGAAGTCGCGCCCGCCGCATTTCGCCGTGTTCGGCAATCAGCTCGATGCCCTGCCGAAGAGCTATACGCGCTATCTCGTCAACGGCCTGCGCGAGGCCTTCGACCTGCCCGGCACCCCGATCCGCGTATCCCTGCGCATGGGCCAGAACCCGTTCGACAAGGAACGGAAGTAG
- a CDS encoding ArsC family reductase has product MAVTIYGIKNCDTMKKARAWLDANGVPYAFHDYKSDGIDRPRLEAWARDVGWETLLNRAGTTFRKLSDADKASLDEPKALALMLEQPSLIKRPVLDLGGRLLIGFKPQLYEGAVR; this is encoded by the coding sequence ATGGCGGTCACGATCTACGGCATCAAGAACTGCGACACGATGAAGAAGGCGCGCGCCTGGCTCGATGCCAATGGCGTGCCCTACGCCTTCCACGACTACAAATCGGACGGCATCGACCGGCCGCGTCTTGAGGCCTGGGCTCGCGATGTGGGCTGGGAGACGCTGCTTAACCGGGCAGGAACCACCTTTCGCAAGCTGTCTGACGCCGACAAGGCCAGTCTCGACGAGCCTAAGGCGCTGGCGCTCATGCTCGAGCAGCCGTCCCTGATCAAGCGTCCGGTGCTGGATCTCGGCGGGCGCCTTCTCATCGGCTTCAAGCCGCAGCTTTACGAAGGGGCGGTCCGGTAG
- a CDS encoding NnrU family protein, whose amino-acid sequence MTLLIVGLVLFLGIHSFSMARGRRAELIGRIGEGPYKGLYSILSLAGIVLIAIGFGHYRANGYIPVWDPPVWTRHLALLLVWLAFICIAAAYLPGRIKTALKHPMLAGVKIWAVAHLLANGDLGSILLFGSILIWAVLARISAKRRDVAAQHGGTAAPAGWRNDVLAVVIGTLAYLAFAFWLHPWLIGVPVLPTRA is encoded by the coding sequence GTGACGCTGCTGATCGTTGGACTTGTGCTCTTTCTCGGCATCCATTCCTTCAGCATGGCGCGTGGTCGCCGGGCCGAGCTGATCGGGAGGATCGGGGAGGGGCCGTACAAGGGTCTCTACTCGATCCTGTCCCTGGCCGGCATCGTGCTGATCGCCATCGGGTTCGGCCATTACCGGGCCAACGGCTACATCCCGGTCTGGGACCCGCCGGTCTGGACGCGTCATCTCGCCCTTCTCCTGGTCTGGCTCGCCTTCATCTGCATTGCCGCCGCCTATCTGCCGGGGCGGATCAAGACCGCGCTCAAGCATCCGATGCTCGCCGGTGTGAAGATCTGGGCCGTGGCGCATCTTCTCGCCAACGGCGATCTCGGATCGATCCTCCTGTTCGGCTCCATCCTGATCTGGGCCGTGCTGGCCCGCATCAGCGCCAAGCGCCGCGACGTGGCGGCCCAGCACGGCGGGACGGCGGCGCCCGCGGGATGGCGCAACGACGTCCTGGCGGTGGTGATCGGGACGCTCGCCTATCTGGCCTTCGCTTTCTGGCTCCATCCTTGGCTGATCGGAGTCCCGGTCCTGCCCACGAGGGCGTGA
- a CDS encoding TRAP transporter small permease subunit, protein MTALLGLSRVIDSINERIGKVAAWAIVVAILVSAVNAIIRRVFGVSSNAWLELQWYLFGAVFMLCAAWTLKANEHIRIDIVSSRLSKRGRDSIDVFGHVFFLFPFVALLLWLCIPYFINSYRSGEVSSNAGGLLIWPAKGLILLGFLSMFFQWMSELIKRVAIMQGQLVDEEASGHSVEAEAERLIQEIGTVNTPGAGGTPPGDGVS, encoded by the coding sequence GTGACGGCGCTTCTTGGGCTATCCCGGGTCATCGACTCGATCAACGAACGCATCGGCAAGGTCGCTGCCTGGGCCATCGTGGTGGCCATCCTGGTCTCGGCCGTCAATGCCATCATCCGGCGCGTCTTCGGCGTCTCGTCCAATGCCTGGCTCGAGCTGCAATGGTACCTGTTCGGTGCCGTGTTCATGCTCTGCGCCGCCTGGACACTGAAGGCGAACGAGCACATCCGGATCGACATCGTCTCCAGCAGGCTGTCGAAGCGCGGCCGGGACTCGATCGACGTGTTCGGCCACGTCTTCTTCCTCTTCCCCTTCGTGGCCCTGCTGCTCTGGCTCTGCATTCCCTACTTCATCAACTCCTATCGCTCCGGCGAGGTCTCCTCGAACGCCGGCGGCCTGCTGATCTGGCCGGCCAAGGGCCTCATCCTGCTCGGGTTCCTCTCCATGTTCTTCCAATGGATGAGCGAGCTGATCAAGCGCGTCGCCATCATGCAGGGCCAGCTCGTCGACGAGGAGGCCAGCGGCCATAGCGTCGAAGCGGAGGCGGAGCGCCTCATCCAAGAAATCGGCACTGTCAACACGCCCGGCGCGGGCGGAACGCCCCCAGGCGACGGCGTCAGCTGA
- a CDS encoding TRAP transporter large permease: protein MAALIAQNLAPIMFAALVVFLLLGYPVAFALAANGLLFFFIAVELAPLAPETITLSWPLLQALPDRIFGTMSNEVLLAIPFFTFMGLVLERSGMAEDLLDTIGQLFGPVRGGLAYAVIFVGALLAATTGVVAASVISMGLISLPIMLRYGYDRRLASGVIAASGTLAQIIPPSLVLIVMADQLGRSVGDMYEGAFLPGLILTGLYAAYIMMMSIVFPKSAPGLPPEAIGYREPDGARGVWQLGILVVFSGFVGYYVMSQTGTKAGADFVILTICVATVVALICALMNKMLGAKRIAVSAVLTAVLVALYAYLHSQGHEGAALAFEMILAGTIYALIVGIIERFTGLRLMSNMAQQVTFVMVPPLLLIFLVLGTIFIGLATPTEGGAMGALGSVILAAVKRKLDNNPARFNWTLVRQATEATAKLSAFVLFILIGARVFSLTFYGVNGHIWVEHLLTSLPGGQVGFLVFVNILVFFLAFFLDYFELAFIIIPLLGPAADKLGIDLIWFGVILAVNMQTSFMHPPFGFALFFLRSVAPKLPYIDRVTGKKMEPVTTGQIYWGAVPFVCIQLIMVAIVIAFPQIVMHYKAAGPTVDPAAVQKKLDELLVPGLGAPGSEPGGLPGLNFDEPPKIQ, encoded by the coding sequence ATGGCTGCATTGATTGCCCAGAACCTCGCGCCGATCATGTTCGCGGCGCTCGTGGTCTTCCTCCTGCTCGGCTACCCGGTCGCCTTCGCCCTGGCGGCCAACGGCCTTCTGTTCTTCTTCATCGCCGTGGAGCTCGCTCCGCTGGCCCCCGAGACCATCACCCTTTCCTGGCCGCTGCTCCAGGCCCTGCCCGACCGCATCTTCGGCACCATGTCGAATGAGGTCCTGCTGGCGATCCCGTTCTTCACCTTCATGGGATTGGTGCTGGAACGCTCGGGCATGGCGGAAGACCTGCTCGACACCATCGGTCAGCTCTTCGGGCCGGTGCGCGGCGGCCTCGCCTACGCGGTGATCTTCGTGGGTGCGCTGCTCGCCGCCACCACGGGCGTCGTTGCGGCCTCCGTGATCTCCATGGGCCTGATCTCCCTGCCCATCATGCTGCGCTACGGCTATGACCGCCGCCTCGCCTCCGGCGTGATCGCGGCTTCCGGTACGCTTGCCCAGATCATCCCCCCGTCCCTCGTCCTCATCGTCATGGCCGACCAGCTCGGCCGCTCGGTGGGCGACATGTACGAGGGCGCGTTCCTTCCCGGCCTGATCCTGACCGGTCTCTATGCCGCCTACATCATGATGATGTCGATCGTGTTCCCGAAATCGGCCCCTGGCCTCCCGCCGGAAGCCATCGGCTACCGCGAGCCCGACGGGGCGCGCGGCGTGTGGCAGCTCGGCATCCTGGTCGTGTTCTCCGGTTTCGTCGGCTATTACGTGATGTCGCAGACCGGCACCAAGGCCGGCGCCGACTTCGTCATTCTGACGATCTGCGTCGCCACCGTCGTGGCCCTGATCTGCGCCCTCATGAACAAGATGCTGGGTGCCAAGCGCATCGCGGTCTCGGCCGTCCTGACGGCCGTCCTGGTAGCCCTATACGCCTACCTTCATAGCCAGGGACATGAAGGTGCCGCGCTCGCCTTCGAAATGATCCTTGCCGGCACGATCTATGCGCTGATCGTCGGCATCATAGAGCGATTCACCGGCCTGCGCCTCATGTCCAACATGGCCCAGCAGGTCACCTTCGTCATGGTGCCCCCGCTCCTGCTCATCTTCCTCGTGCTCGGTACAATCTTCATCGGCCTCGCGACGCCGACCGAGGGCGGCGCCATGGGTGCGTTGGGCTCGGTGATCCTCGCGGCCGTCAAGCGCAAGCTCGACAACAACCCGGCACGCTTCAACTGGACGCTCGTCCGGCAGGCGACGGAAGCGACCGCGAAGCTCTCGGCCTTCGTGCTGTTCATCCTGATCGGCGCCCGCGTGTTCTCGCTCACTTTCTATGGCGTGAACGGCCACATCTGGGTCGAGCATCTGCTCACCTCGCTGCCCGGCGGTCAGGTCGGCTTCCTGGTCTTCGTGAACATCCTGGTGTTCTTCCTGGCCTTCTTCCTCGATTACTTCGAGCTGGCCTTCATCATCATCCCGCTCCTCGGGCCTGCTGCCGACAAGCTCGGCATCGACCTGATCTGGTTCGGCGTGATCCTGGCCGTGAACATGCAGACCTCGTTCATGCACCCGCCCTTCGGCTTCGCCCTGTTCTTCCTGCGTTCGGTGGCTCCCAAGCTGCCGTATATCGACCGCGTGACGGGCAAGAAGATGGAGCCGGTCACGACAGGCCAGATCTACTGGGGCGCCGTTCCCTTCGTGTGCATCCAGCTGATCATGGTGGCCATCGTGATCGCCTTCCCGCAGATCGTGATGCACTACAAGGCGGCCGGTCCGACCGTGGACCCGGCAGCGGTGCAGAAGAAGCTCGACGAGCTGCTGGTGCCGGGCCTCGGCGCCCCCGGCAGCGAACCGGGCGGCCTCCCCGGCCTGAACTTCGACGAGCCGCCGAAGATCCAGTAA
- a CDS encoding tetratricopeptide repeat protein: MAPNDEFIREVDEEYRRDQIAQIWNRYNGIIIGVVVLVVAGVGGWRFWEHTQQTRAQEAAVRYEEALRLSSEDKGQDAQAAFEAVVKEDGETGYAMLARFRLAAELGQQNAENGASAFDALANDASVPPLWKDLARLRAAWLRVDTVEPAKLRQAVEPLAAPSGAWRHSARELLGLSGLKAGDMDYAGRWFDQIAADRETPSSLRQRLAVYTALVAGGPVQATQ; encoded by the coding sequence ATGGCCCCGAACGACGAGTTCATTCGCGAAGTCGATGAGGAATACCGCCGCGACCAGATCGCGCAGATCTGGAATCGCTACAACGGAATCATCATCGGCGTGGTGGTGCTGGTCGTGGCCGGCGTGGGTGGCTGGCGCTTCTGGGAGCATACTCAGCAGACTCGGGCCCAGGAAGCGGCCGTGCGTTACGAGGAGGCTCTGCGCCTCTCGTCCGAGGACAAGGGCCAGGACGCGCAAGCGGCCTTCGAGGCCGTGGTGAAGGAAGACGGCGAGACAGGCTATGCGATGCTCGCACGTTTCCGTCTGGCGGCCGAGCTTGGCCAGCAGAATGCCGAGAACGGCGCATCGGCCTTCGACGCGCTCGCCAACGATGCCTCCGTGCCGCCTCTGTGGAAGGATCTCGCGCGCCTCCGCGCGGCTTGGTTGCGTGTCGATACGGTCGAACCAGCCAAACTGCGTCAGGCCGTGGAGCCGCTCGCGGCGCCGTCCGGCGCCTGGCGCCACTCCGCACGGGAACTCTTAGGCTTATCCGGCCTTAAGGCCGGTGATATGGATTATGCCGGTCGCTGGTTCGACCAGATCGCCGCCGATCGCGAGACGCCGTCCTCCCTGAGGCAGCGCCTTGCCGTCTACACCGCCCTCGTGGCGGGCGGTCCCGTCCAGGCGACGCAGTAG